In a single window of the Cydia strobilella chromosome 13, ilCydStro3.1, whole genome shotgun sequence genome:
- the LOC134746571 gene encoding integrin beta-nu-like, giving the protein MIMIRNIVFNLCVYMLLEYASGQVPQQIQNKLVCIEHDSCGACLSAASHCRWCADPSFSAAARCNDEESLVYSGCKEDMIQKPAKPVWQVAENRSLQDVDSNDVEAVVQIQPQRVRLSLKPRETVKVKFSYRPAKNYPLDLYYLMDLTWSMKDDKETLVSLRDDLPSMLKNLTDNFRLGFGSFADKPVLPYINIDEKRRENPCNVEEEKCEPTYSYRHHLSLTNQVSDFIKNVNDSKVTANLDDAEAQLDALVQAVTCRDKVGWARHSRKIVILLSDGLLHTAGDGKLGGAIRKNDEQCHLDDNGYYTEYSIYDYPSLAQVYRLLDKYKVNVIFAVTERVKNHYDSIHQLMADFTYVAKLESDSSNILKLVKTGYEDIVSVVDFEDDSSAGPVKVKYFTDCGVKGGSLIESTRCAGVEYGMTLNYEVHVTLESCPEYKKSNQTIRISESQLGQDSLELEVEVQCGCECDTNTDQDSLTCPANSHLVCGVCQCNKGWSGPSCDCSIEDEEKSMALIAQCRAPNSTHYIPCSGAGDCICGICNCDRGFNGKYCQCKACEINRENGIECGGVGRGDCACGQCVCVEGWSGSACDCIDRNDACIAPGGGEVCSGRGDCICGRCECSSSEEGSKYTGAFCETCATCENPLCANAEPCVTCFLSKNCTEVCIIGGSNYTVAEKLSETVTEGSEEVSCILRVEEGSQECEYRYTYSASAQDMVTMEIVIRSKQCGQLTSAKLMTSALIIMACVIAGGVVIIMGIKSAQIVSDRRAYAKFVQEAEMSRLNAQELNPLYISPITEFRLPDSFPRDKND; this is encoded by the exons TGCCTCAACAAATACAGAACAAATTGGTCTGCATCGAGCATGATTCTTGCGGCGCGTGCCTATCCGCCGCCTCGCATTGTCGGTGGTGCGCGGACCCGTCTTTCAGCGCTGCTGCCAGATGTAACGATGAAGAGAG TTTAGTGTACAGTGGCTGTAAAGAAGACATGATCCAGAAGCCAGCGAAGCCGGTGTGGCAGGTGGCTGAGAACCGATCCCTCCAAGACGTGGACTCTAACGACGTGGAGGCAGTGGTGCAGATACAACCGCAGAGGGTACGGCTGTCACTCAAACCAC GAGAAACGGTGAAGGTAAAATTCTCATATAGACCTGCGAAGAATTACCCGCTCGACTTGTACTACCTTATGGACTTGACGTGGTCGATGAAGGACGACAAGGAGACCCTGGTGTCGCTCAGAGACGACCTGCCCAGCATGCTGAAGAACCTTACTGATAATTTTAG ATTAGGGTTCGGTAGTTTCGCGGACAAACCAGTGCTGCCGTATATAAATATCGATGAGAAACGCCGTGAGAACCCTTGCAACGTCGAAGAGGAAAAGTGCGAACCTACATACAGCTACCGGCACCACCTCTCTCTCACTAACCAG GTGAGCGATTTCATCAAGAACGTAAACGACAGCAAGGTAACAGCCAACCTGGACGACGCCGAAGCACAGCTAGACGCCCTAGTGCAGGCCGTCACCTGCAGGGACAAAGTCGGCTGGGCGCGGCACAGCAGGAAGATCGTCATCTTACTGTCGGATGGGCTGCTGCACACCGCGGGAGACGGGAAACTTG GTGGAGCTATCAGAAAAAACGACGAACAGTGCCATTTGGACGATAATGGATATTACACCGAGTACTCCATTTATGATTATCCGTCGCTCGCCCAAGTCTATAGACTCTTAGATAAGTACAAG GTTAACGTAATATTCGCCGTGACGGAAAGAGTGAAGAATCATTACGACAGCATTCACCAGCTGATGGCCGATTTCACGTACGTCGCTAAGCTCGAGAGTGACAGTTCGAACATATTGAAGCTAGTCAAAACGGGTTACGAAGACATCGTGAGTGTTGTGGACTTTGAGGATGACTCTAGTGCAGGGCCAGTGAAGGTCAAGTACTTCACGGATTGTGGAGTGAAAGGGGGCTCGCTTATAGAGTCTACGCGGTGCGCCGGCGTCGAATACGGCATGACGCTTAACTACGAGGTCCATGTCACATTGGAGTCATGCCCCGAATACAAGAAG TCAAACCAAACGATACGCATATCGGAGAGTCAGCTAGGCCAAGACTCGCTGGAGCTCGAGGTGGAGGTCCAGTGTGGATGCGAGTGCGACACTAACACCGATCAGGACTCGCTGACTTGTCCGGCCAATTCGCACCTCGTTTGCGGCGTGTGCCAGTGCAATAAAGGATG GTCTGGCCCCTCATGCGACTGCTCCATCGAAGACGAGGAGAAGTCAATGGCTCTCATCGCGCAGTGCCGCGCGCCGAACTCGACGCACTACATCCCGTGCTCGGGCGCCGGCGACTGCATCTGCGGCATCTGCAACTGCGACCGCGGGTTCAACGGGAAATACTGCCAGTGCAAGGCGTGCGAGATTAACCG GGAGAACGGCATAGAATGCGGCGGCGTTGGTCGCGGAGACTGCGCCTGCGGCCAGTGCGTCTGCGTTGAAGGCTGGAGCGGCAGCGCGTGCGATTGCATCGACAGGAACGACGCATGCATCGCGCCGGGGGGAGGGGAGGTGTGCTCGGGGCGCGGGGACTGTATTTGTG GCCGTTGCGAGTGCTCATCCTCGGAGGAAGGCAGCAAGTATACGGGCGCGTTCTGTGAGACGTGCGCAACGTGTGAGAACCCACTCTGCGCAAATGCAGAACCCTGTGTTACATGTTTCCTGTCTAAGAACTGCACTGAGGTGTGCATAATTGGAGGTAGCAACTATACTGTGGCTGAGAAACTCTCAGAGACAG TTACGGAAGGCAGCGAGGAAGTCTCTTGCATACTCCGTGTAGAAGAGGGCAGCCAGGAGTGCGAATACAGGTATACCTACAGTGCCAGCGCCCAAGACATGGTCACCATGGAAATAGTCATCCGCTCCAAGCAATGCGGCCAGCTGACGAGCGCCAAGCTCATGACCAGCGCCTTAATCATCATGGCTTGTGTTATAGCAGGCGGTGTGGTCATTATCATGGGTATAAAGAGTGCACAGATAGTGTCAGATAGACGAGCATATGCTAAGTTTGTTCAGGAAGCGGAGATGAGCAGGTTAAACGCTCAGGAGTTGAACCCGCTGTATATATCACCGATCACTGAATTCAGGTTACCGGACAGTTTTCCTAGGGATAAGAAtgattag
- the LOC134746367 gene encoding uncharacterized protein LOC134746367 translates to MVLLAPSIGALRKLIAVCESYASSHGLLYNGKKSEIMIFKAGNKYPTIIPPVQLNGIALTRVTRFKYLGHVVTDDLKDDADMERERRALCVRANMLARRFARCSKAVKITLFKAYCSSFYTGSLWVRYTQKSYNAIRVQYNNAFRMLIGLPKFCSASTMFAESRTDGFAAILRKNAASLLSRTRDSPNSILKMIADHVCCPVINEIILNVKSNLI, encoded by the coding sequence atggtACTGCTGGCTCCCTCCATTGGGGCGCTCCGTAAACTTATAGCTGTATGTGAATCCTACGCCTCCTCACACGGTCTGTTGTATAACGGGAAAAAGAGTGAGATAATGATTTTTAAGGCTGGAAACAAGTATCCCACAATTATACCTCCCGTCCAATTAAACGGCATCGCCCTCACGAGAGTCACACGcttcaaatatctcggccacgTTGTTACTGATGATCTGAAGGACGATGCCGATATGGAGAGAGAGCGAAGAGCATTGTGTGTGAGGGCGAACATGctggcccgcaggtttgctaGGTGTTCAAAAGCAGTGAAAATTACGCTTTTCAAGGCATACTGCTCTTCTTTTTACACTGGCAGCCTGTGGGTCCGATATACCCAAAAGTCATACAATGCTATTAGGGTGCAGTACAACAATGCTTTTAGGATGCTGATTGGCCTGCCCAAATTCTGCAGCGCATCCACCATGTTCGCGGAGTCACGCACCGATGGGTTTGCAGCAATCTTGCGTAAAAATGCAGCGTCTCTGCTGAGCAGAACGAGGGACAGCCCAAACAGCATCCTAAAGATGATTGCTGATCATGTGTGTTGTcctgtaattaatgaaataattttaaatgtaaaatcaaatttaatt